From a single Candidatus Tumulicola sp. genomic region:
- a CDS encoding DUF1036 domain-containing protein, giving the protein MDRKIIIATVSAVAAILFLAAPRPAQASLQICNKSSERIDTAVAYYYDDGLDAAWESEGWWVLQPGQCATPVSYDLDYRYYYVFGNGPSHYWGGTYNFCVDMSTKFDFLDSDTKCPNGTWKGFRRIDTENYKQYTWSFND; this is encoded by the coding sequence ATGGATCGGAAGATCATCATCGCGACGGTCAGCGCCGTCGCCGCAATACTTTTCCTGGCCGCACCGCGACCCGCGCAGGCAAGCCTGCAGATCTGCAACAAGAGCAGCGAACGCATCGACACTGCGGTCGCCTACTATTATGACGACGGCCTCGATGCGGCGTGGGAGAGCGAGGGCTGGTGGGTACTTCAGCCGGGACAATGCGCCACCCCGGTCAGCTACGACCTCGACTACCGTTACTATTATGTGTTCGGCAACGGGCCGAGCCACTATTGGGGCGGCACGTACAATTTCTGCGTGGACATGAGCACGAAGTTCGACTTTCTTGATTCGGACACGAAGTGTCCCAACGGGACCTGGAAAGGCTTCCGCAGGATCGACACGGAGAACTACAAGCAGTATACGTGGTCGTTCAATGACTGA
- a CDS encoding HAD family hydrolase, protein MKVRAIFFDLDDTLVEDTLALEQCAEAAVREVAPGIRADPRALAVAYVESAIDFWESLEPGAARPRSGDIRPSMWRAALARHGIEDASLAGKIAERYDVLRLERAELLPEAVPVLAALHGRYKLAIITNGFAETHEKKIARLELGRFFDHVILAGEMQLVKPDPAIFVHAMALAGATPQDSVMVGDRYNRDIAGAHAAGMRAIWIQMRGETVPPGARPPDAVIARIGDLPAALKGMEASSQGMPRASI, encoded by the coding sequence ATGAAGGTCCGCGCGATCTTCTTCGATCTCGACGACACGCTGGTCGAGGACACGCTGGCGCTCGAGCAGTGCGCGGAAGCGGCGGTAAGAGAAGTTGCGCCCGGCATCCGAGCAGACCCGAGAGCGCTCGCGGTCGCGTACGTCGAATCCGCAATCGACTTCTGGGAAAGTCTCGAACCTGGCGCGGCGCGACCGCGAAGCGGCGATATCCGGCCCTCGATGTGGCGTGCGGCTCTCGCGCGCCACGGCATCGAAGACGCGAGCCTCGCGGGCAAGATCGCCGAGCGTTACGATGTACTGAGGCTCGAGCGAGCCGAGTTGCTTCCCGAGGCCGTGCCGGTGCTTGCCGCCCTGCACGGGCGCTACAAGCTTGCCATCATCACCAACGGCTTCGCCGAGACGCACGAAAAGAAGATCGCGCGTCTGGAGTTGGGACGTTTCTTCGATCACGTCATCCTCGCCGGCGAGATGCAGCTGGTGAAGCCCGATCCAGCGATCTTCGTGCACGCGATGGCGCTGGCGGGAGCGACTCCGCAAGACAGCGTCATGGTGGGCGATCGCTACAACCGCGACATCGCCGGCGCCCACGCCGCCGGCATGCGCGCCATTTGGATCCAGATGCGCGGCGAAACGGTCCCGCCCGGCGCGCGCCCGCCGGACGCCGTCATCGCCCGTATCGGCGACCTTCCCGCTGCGCTCAAAGGTATGGAGGCGTCTAGCCAGGGCATGCCGAGGGCATCTATATGA
- a CDS encoding M28 family peptidase: protein MRAAQALVAILCLTLVAATASADPVASEPRGFTPGMLAQELKWERIVNDSPSVTAADVYERALASEVHRMGSAADYRTAVYVRDRLAAAGWDARIVEYEVAIAVPTVQRLEIVAPQHQAVNLYEAALPGDLYSKDHAAIGKPFAGYSFDGDVTGPVVYANYGLEEDYKRLTASHVAVRGALVVVRNGKGSAVRKGRTAVKYGAKALLIFNDPSADGYLHGEVYPNGPWRPSFAAMRRTLGIDSTGDPTAIGVPVPGAPHKPFSSLPYPRIPISPITADVAMLLLARNGGPPVPFDWHGGLPIVMHVGGGALRARFVLQSHRYFGPIWDVIAELKGAVKPDEMVITGGHRDAWTYGAVDPISGTVDLLQLGDAFGKLAKTGWRPYRTVVIGSWDGEEVGLFGSAAWVQQHEAELRAGCVAYINTDEVAFGPTFGAGATPDLAGMLHDVSFAASAPDGRLTADYWRAQDPKMKVDDIGGGSDHEPFVFMENLPAGQTGYFGAFGTYHSAYDDIASLKIFDPGMKRAVAAARYTSLTVLRLAGAPYPDLRLSGLSDAMATRVKAFAAMPDAKERRAAVAVQLQPLVDSFAQGAAALDKAADDALSTGDVTSAASAYARLRAAEAAFHTVKLRRGSDWQHSLLYGVGGYVSNVLPTLDDTLDAKYGDEALGQLSDAFAAALRALANQ from the coding sequence ATGCGTGCTGCGCAGGCGCTTGTCGCCATTCTCTGCCTGACGCTCGTCGCGGCGACGGCGTCGGCCGATCCGGTCGCGAGTGAGCCACGCGGCTTCACGCCCGGGATGCTGGCCCAAGAATTGAAGTGGGAACGCATTGTCAACGACTCGCCGTCGGTCACGGCGGCCGACGTCTACGAACGCGCGCTCGCTTCCGAAGTGCATCGCATGGGCTCAGCGGCGGACTATCGCACCGCGGTGTACGTGCGCGACCGATTGGCGGCGGCGGGCTGGGATGCGCGCATCGTGGAATATGAAGTCGCGATCGCAGTGCCAACCGTGCAGCGCTTGGAGATCGTGGCACCGCAGCATCAAGCGGTAAACCTCTATGAGGCGGCGCTGCCCGGCGATCTGTATTCGAAGGACCACGCGGCGATCGGCAAGCCGTTCGCCGGCTACAGTTTTGACGGCGACGTCACCGGCCCGGTGGTCTACGCGAACTACGGGCTCGAAGAAGACTACAAACGTTTAACCGCATCGCACGTCGCCGTCCGCGGCGCGCTGGTAGTCGTGCGCAACGGCAAGGGCAGCGCCGTGCGCAAAGGACGCACTGCGGTGAAGTACGGCGCCAAAGCGCTGCTCATCTTCAACGATCCCAGCGCGGACGGTTACCTACATGGCGAAGTCTACCCGAACGGACCATGGCGGCCCAGCTTCGCCGCAATGCGACGGACGCTCGGCATCGACAGCACCGGCGATCCGACCGCCATCGGCGTCCCCGTTCCCGGCGCTCCGCACAAGCCGTTCTCATCGCTCCCCTATCCGAGGATTCCGATCTCCCCAATCACCGCAGACGTCGCCATGCTTCTCCTGGCGCGCAACGGAGGGCCACCGGTGCCGTTCGATTGGCACGGCGGGCTGCCGATCGTCATGCATGTCGGCGGCGGCGCGCTGCGCGCGCGCTTCGTGTTGCAATCGCATCGTTACTTCGGTCCGATCTGGGACGTCATCGCGGAGTTGAAAGGCGCCGTGAAGCCGGACGAGATGGTGATCACCGGCGGTCACCGTGACGCATGGACTTATGGCGCGGTCGACCCGATCAGCGGCACGGTCGATCTGCTGCAGCTGGGCGACGCATTCGGCAAGCTCGCGAAGACCGGTTGGCGGCCCTACCGCACGGTCGTCATCGGATCGTGGGATGGAGAGGAAGTCGGTCTGTTCGGCAGCGCGGCGTGGGTGCAACAGCACGAAGCCGAACTGCGCGCCGGATGCGTGGCGTATATCAACACCGACGAGGTCGCCTTCGGTCCGACTTTTGGAGCGGGCGCCACCCCCGATCTCGCCGGCATGCTCCACGACGTGAGTTTCGCTGCGAGCGCGCCGGATGGCCGGCTGACCGCCGACTACTGGCGCGCCCAAGACCCGAAGATGAAAGTCGACGACATCGGCGGCGGCAGCGATCACGAGCCGTTTGTCTTCATGGAAAACCTGCCCGCGGGCCAAACCGGATACTTCGGTGCGTTCGGCACCTACCACTCGGCATACGATGACATCGCCAGCCTCAAGATCTTCGATCCCGGAATGAAACGCGCCGTCGCCGCCGCACGCTACACGAGTCTGACCGTGCTGCGACTCGCCGGCGCGCCGTATCCGGACTTGCGCCTTTCCGGCCTGAGCGACGCGATGGCGACCCGCGTCAAAGCATTTGCGGCAATGCCCGACGCCAAGGAGCGCCGGGCCGCGGTGGCGGTCCAGCTCCAGCCGCTTGTCGATTCCTTCGCGCAAGGCGCGGCCGCCCTGGACAAGGCGGCCGATGACGCGCTCTCAACCGGCGACGTGACGAGCGCCGCGAGCGCGTATGCGCGCTTGCGCGCCGCAGAAGCAGCATTCCATACGGTCAAGCTGCGGCGCGGATCGGATTGGCAGCATTCGCTTCTCTACGGCGTCGGCGGATACGTTTCCAACGTTCTGCCGACGCTTGACGACACGCTTGACGCCAAATACGGGGATGAGGCTTTGGGACAGCTCAGCGACGCGTTCGCGGCAGCGCTGCGCGCGCTCGCCAATCAATGA